In Nodularia sp. LEGE 06071, the genomic window CCCATGACTGGCTATTACCGCGACGGGTTTTGTAACACAGGTGGTCAAGATTTTGGGATGCACGTTGTTTGCGCCCAAGTCACAGCAGAATTTTTAGAATATACCAAATTGCAGGGAAATGACCTCAGCACACCAGTTCCCGAATTTAATTTTCCCGGATTACGGCCAGGCGATCGCTGGTGTTTATGTGCAGCGCGTTGGCAAGAAGCTTTAGAAGCTGGTGTCGCGCCTCCAGTTGTCCTTGCAGCGACTCATGCTAGAGCCATCGAAGCCTGTTCTCTAGAAGATTTGCAAAAACACGCCGTCAGGTAGGGAGTAGGGATTGGGTATCAATCCGGCAAGTTACGCGGTGGTACAGTTCTCCCCTCGTAGAATTGCTTCTCCAGTTTAGTTAGTCCTAACCATGCGGCTCCAAAGGCTAGAGGTGTGATAGTCTCAAGGGCAACGGCTACAACTGACGTAGTATCGAAATATAACCCCAGCAGTGGAATACTTGCTAAAGCCAATACGGCGATAATTCCACACCAAAATCTCAGGCGTTTAATATTAGCGATCGCACCTCGACAACTGGC contains:
- a CDS encoding DUF2237 family protein is translated as MADAKNVLGTDLESCCTSPMTGYYRDGFCNTGGQDFGMHVVCAQVTAEFLEYTKLQGNDLSTPVPEFNFPGLRPGDRWCLCAARWQEALEAGVAPPVVLAATHARAIEACSLEDLQKHAVR